The Thermoflexus hugenholtzii JAD2 genome has a window encoding:
- the cofC gene encoding 2-phospho-L-lactate guanylyltransferase translates to MSIWLLIPIKRLERSKSRMASALPPSARQRLAWRLARRTLRVVARVPEAHSLVISADLRALALARGLGLDTYFDVWEDLNRALTAARRYAVRHGAEAIGVLPVDLPGLTAEAVRDLLRAGFSDRGLVLVPDRWGQGTNALLVRPPEAIPFRFGPGSLEAFRAQAEAIGLPVRILPHEVLAYDLDTPADWAAWRARRAAQRAG, encoded by the coding sequence ATGTCCATCTGGCTGCTGATCCCGATCAAGCGCCTGGAGCGCTCCAAGTCGCGGATGGCCTCTGCTCTCCCTCCCTCCGCGCGGCAGCGCCTGGCCTGGCGTCTGGCGCGACGGACCCTGCGGGTGGTCGCCCGCGTGCCGGAGGCGCACTCGCTGGTGATCAGCGCGGACCTGCGGGCGCTGGCCCTGGCGCGCGGCCTGGGGCTGGATACGTATTTCGATGTCTGGGAGGATCTCAACCGGGCCCTCACGGCCGCCCGCCGCTACGCGGTCCGTCACGGCGCGGAGGCCATCGGCGTGCTCCCGGTGGATCTGCCCGGGCTGACGGCGGAGGCCGTCCGCGACCTGCTCCGGGCCGGGTTCTCCGATCGCGGTTTGGTTCTGGTTCCGGATCGCTGGGGGCAGGGGACCAACGCCCTGCTGGTTCGCCCGCCGGAGGCGATCCCCTTTCGGTTCGGGCCGGGGAGCCTGGAGGCCTTCCGGGCCCAGGCGGAGGCCATCGGCCTCCCGGTGCGCATCCTTCCCCATGAGGTCCTGGCTTACGATCTCGACACCCCTGCGGACTGGGCGGCGTGGCGCGCCCGGCGCGCGGCGCAGAGGGCGGGCTGA
- a CDS encoding cyclic-di-AMP receptor codes for MKLILAIIQDEDAPSTVQALVERGYRVTRIASTGGFLRQGNTTLLIGVEDPRVEEVVEIFRRCCRTRTAYLPVAVEATGLLQAHMIEVEIGGATLFVLDVERFESL; via the coding sequence ATGAAACTGATCCTCGCCATCATCCAGGACGAAGACGCCCCTTCCACCGTCCAGGCCCTGGTGGAGCGCGGCTACCGGGTGACCCGCATCGCCTCGACAGGGGGCTTTCTGCGCCAGGGGAACACCACCCTGCTCATCGGGGTGGAGGATCCCCGGGTGGAGGAGGTGGTGGAGATCTTCCGGCGGTGCTGCCGGACCCGCACGGCCTACCTGCCGGTGGCGGTGGAGGCCACGGGACTGCTCCAGGCCCACATGATCGAGGTGGAGATCGGGGGCGCCACGCTCTTCGTCCTGGACGTCGAGCGCTTTGAGTCCCTCTGA
- a CDS encoding cyclic-di-AMP receptor, which translates to MKLILAVLPERAATLASDRLVAQGYRVTRLASTGGFLRRGNVTLLIGAEEHQVETALRLLREARQQARGEPGGIAIVLNVSGFERF; encoded by the coding sequence GTGAAGCTGATCCTGGCGGTGCTGCCGGAGCGGGCCGCGACCCTGGCCTCCGATCGGCTGGTGGCCCAGGGGTATCGAGTGACCCGCCTGGCCTCCACGGGCGGTTTCCTGCGTCGGGGCAACGTCACCCTGCTCATCGGCGCGGAGGAGCATCAGGTGGAGACAGCCTTGCGACTCCTGCGGGAGGCCCGACAGCAGGCCCGCGGGGAGCCGGGAGGGATCGCCATCGTGCTGAACGTCTCCGGCTTCGAACGATTTTAG
- a CDS encoding trypsin-like serine protease produces MGSEWQSLAQVKASHLPRLLTRRHVVGVGIGYKVKGGQTLDVLSVVVSVERKVPAAQLAPSDRIPPTLDGIPTDVVETGRFRAFQDPTRRYRPAPPGVSIGHPLVTAGTFGCVVRRGSEVFILSNNHVLAATNRGRPGDRIRQPGPVDGGTVADEIAELVEFIPIRFGDEPTTCPWAEWFVRWLNELLRWIGSSHRLQAVRTAAAFNEVDAAIARPLNPNDITPAILQIGIPKGVADPTLGMEVQKFGRTTRYTRGRILQVDVTANVDYDGRIATFQGQVMAGAMSAPGDSGSAILDMNGRLVGLLFAGSETTTLIHPIGRVLQALRVEAVVEG; encoded by the coding sequence ATGGGATCCGAATGGCAGTCGCTGGCGCAGGTGAAAGCCTCCCATCTCCCCCGATTGCTGACCCGCCGCCACGTCGTCGGGGTGGGGATCGGCTATAAAGTGAAGGGCGGACAGACCCTCGATGTCCTCAGCGTAGTGGTCTCGGTGGAGCGGAAGGTCCCTGCCGCCCAGCTGGCCCCCTCGGACCGGATCCCCCCGACGCTGGATGGGATCCCCACCGACGTGGTGGAGACGGGGCGGTTCCGGGCCTTCCAGGATCCGACCCGCCGCTACCGCCCGGCCCCGCCCGGCGTCTCCATCGGCCATCCCCTGGTCACCGCCGGGACCTTCGGCTGCGTCGTGCGGCGAGGGAGCGAGGTCTTCATCCTGAGCAACAACCACGTGCTGGCGGCCACCAACCGAGGGCGGCCCGGAGATCGGATCCGGCAGCCGGGCCCGGTGGATGGGGGGACGGTGGCGGACGAGATCGCCGAGCTGGTGGAGTTCATCCCCATCCGGTTCGGGGATGAACCGACCACCTGCCCATGGGCGGAGTGGTTCGTGCGATGGCTGAACGAGCTGTTGCGCTGGATCGGCTCCTCCCATCGCTTACAGGCCGTGCGGACCGCGGCGGCCTTCAACGAGGTGGACGCGGCCATCGCCCGCCCGCTGAACCCGAACGACATCACCCCGGCCATTCTGCAGATCGGGATCCCGAAAGGCGTGGCGGATCCCACGCTGGGCATGGAGGTGCAGAAGTTCGGGCGGACGACCCGCTACACCCGCGGACGGATCCTCCAGGTGGACGTCACGGCCAACGTGGATTACGACGGGCGCATCGCCACGTTCCAGGGCCAGGTCATGGCGGGGGCGATGAGCGCCCCCGGGGACTCCGGGTCCGCCATCCTGGACATGAACGGTCGCCTGGTGGGGTTGCTGTTTGCGGGCTCCGAGACCACAACCCTGATCCACCCCATCGGGCGGGTCCTCCAGGCCCTGCGGGTGGAGGCGGTGGTGGAAGGCTGA
- a CDS encoding ammonium transporter produces MDGFAWGWPLGIMGVLWAGMSEEEARRALVRGLSAGVAALLMWALGGFGFAYGGLGLWVEEPGFAALRRVYTLGADPQPLWSLMGLSGFLFRGVEGSPQAATLWGHAALAVLSAALLLGMGMEGFSPLIAAAAGAWLGGFLLPLGIHWVWGNGWLSRLGLTLSLGHGVVDPAGSGVLFALAGGALLGLLLPWGRRTPQPEHAFPPVHLPLLGGWGSLLIGGGWLAWLRADPLTVAHPGLESSLLARNASLVAMGAALGAGVYTALVAREVDPLMLIRAIAVGWIAGMAAAPFTGPWQAMGWGILVGLATPGMIYVLRRGGMAVQSLALLYGAAGVLGLLAVGLLADGRAGAGWNEVGKSDFMGYPGLGVVGVPGWGQPADPGQLTAQVVGALVLVLWGFLGMGGPAALLRWGWRRWARHRGPLPASGETSENRG; encoded by the coding sequence ATGGACGGCTTCGCGTGGGGGTGGCCTCTGGGGATCATGGGGGTGCTGTGGGCTGGGATGAGCGAGGAGGAGGCCCGCCGGGCGCTGGTGCGAGGGCTCTCCGCCGGGGTGGCGGCGTTGCTGATGTGGGCTCTGGGGGGCTTCGGCTTCGCCTACGGGGGCCTCGGCCTGTGGGTGGAGGAGCCGGGGTTCGCGGCGCTGCGCCGGGTTTACACCCTGGGGGCGGACCCTCAACCCCTCTGGAGCCTGATGGGGCTCAGCGGGTTTCTCTTCCGGGGCGTGGAGGGATCGCCCCAAGCCGCGACCCTATGGGGCCACGCCGCCCTGGCCGTGCTCTCCGCGGCTCTCCTGTTGGGCATGGGCATGGAGGGCTTCTCTCCGCTCATCGCCGCTGCGGCGGGGGCCTGGCTGGGAGGCTTCTTGTTGCCGCTGGGCATCCACTGGGTGTGGGGGAACGGATGGCTCAGCCGCCTAGGGCTCACCCTGAGCCTGGGTCACGGAGTGGTGGATCCAGCGGGGTCCGGTGTTCTGTTCGCCCTCGCCGGCGGGGCGCTCCTCGGGCTGCTTCTCCCATGGGGCCGGCGGACCCCGCAGCCGGAGCACGCTTTCCCTCCGGTGCACCTCCCGCTGCTGGGTGGGTGGGGAAGCCTGCTGATCGGTGGGGGCTGGCTGGCTTGGCTGCGCGCAGATCCCCTCACCGTGGCCCATCCGGGTCTGGAGAGCTCCTTGCTTGCCCGGAACGCCAGCTTGGTGGCGATGGGCGCGGCCCTCGGGGCTGGGGTCTACACGGCCCTCGTCGCTCGCGAGGTGGATCCCCTGATGCTGATCCGGGCCATCGCCGTGGGGTGGATCGCCGGGATGGCCGCAGCGCCTTTCACCGGTCCCTGGCAGGCGATGGGCTGGGGGATCCTGGTGGGCCTGGCCACGCCCGGGATGATCTACGTCCTGCGCCGCGGGGGGATGGCCGTCCAGAGCCTGGCGCTGCTCTACGGGGCGGCAGGGGTCCTGGGGTTGCTGGCCGTGGGGCTCCTGGCCGATGGCCGGGCCGGAGCTGGCTGGAACGAGGTGGGGAAGTCCGACTTCATGGGGTATCCGGGCCTGGGCGTGGTGGGGGTTCCCGGCTGGGGGCAGCCGGCGGATCCGGGCCAGCTCACCGCCCAGGTCGTCGGGGCCCTCGTGCTGGTCCTGTGGGGGTTCCTCGGCATGGGCGGCCCCGCGGCGCTGCTGCGCTGGGGATGGCGGCGGTGGGCCCGGCATCGAGGCCCGCTTCCGGCCTCCGGGGAGACCTCCGAAAACCGGGGATGA
- a CDS encoding EthD family reductase produces the protein MVKVIALYRVPLDPEAFERWYVQHLARIERIPHLRRVEVSRIWGTPAGASPFHLMVEMYFEDRAALEAALRSPEAAEASADLARAMAGQVLVMFADAFEEERSVGG, from the coding sequence ATGGTCAAGGTGATCGCCCTCTACCGTGTGCCTCTGGATCCGGAGGCCTTTGAGCGCTGGTATGTGCAGCATCTGGCGCGGATCGAGCGCATCCCGCATCTGCGGCGGGTGGAGGTCTCCCGCATCTGGGGGACGCCGGCGGGGGCCTCTCCCTTCCATCTGATGGTGGAGATGTACTTCGAGGACCGGGCGGCCCTGGAGGCCGCCCTGCGCTCCCCGGAGGCCGCGGAGGCGTCCGCCGATCTGGCGCGGGCCATGGCCGGCCAGGTGCTGGTGATGTTCGCGGACGCTTTCGAGGAGGAGCGGTCAGTGGGGGGATAG
- a CDS encoding ribonuclease Z: MIEIVFLGTSASAPSIRRGLPAHVVMFEDRRFLVDCGEGTQRQLLKSGLGFRRLETILLTHAHLDHILGLAGFLSTVMRWEILPRVAIYGRRGTIERVKDLIYRVVLRGVRPSIEISFHVIEPGLLFEDEKFSVYAFPVTHRGGDSLGYLFREKPRRPFLVEKAEALGIPPGPERRRLVQGEPVTLPDGRVVRPDDVLGPPVEGASLALVGDAGRVDDLVEAVRGVGALVIEATYLEADRDLARRHDHLTAAEAAGLARAAGVGHLILTHVSRRYREREIRQEAMALFPRVWVARDFDRYRILKDGQLEVERAEVHEIEEERDVLAESERAGAGHGGL, encoded by the coding sequence ATGATCGAGATCGTCTTCCTGGGCACCTCCGCCTCCGCCCCTTCGATCCGGCGCGGGCTGCCCGCCCACGTGGTGATGTTCGAGGACCGCCGCTTCCTGGTGGATTGCGGGGAGGGAACCCAGCGGCAGCTGCTGAAGAGCGGCCTGGGCTTCCGCCGTCTGGAGACCATCCTGCTCACCCACGCCCATCTGGACCACATCCTGGGGCTGGCAGGGTTTCTGTCGACGGTGATGCGCTGGGAGATCCTCCCCCGCGTGGCCATCTACGGTCGTCGCGGGACCATCGAGCGGGTGAAGGATCTGATCTACCGGGTGGTCCTGCGCGGGGTGCGGCCCTCCATTGAGATCTCCTTCCACGTCATCGAGCCCGGACTGCTCTTCGAGGATGAGAAGTTCAGCGTCTACGCCTTCCCAGTCACCCATCGCGGCGGGGACAGCCTGGGGTATCTCTTCCGGGAGAAGCCGCGGCGGCCCTTCCTGGTGGAGAAGGCCGAGGCCCTGGGGATCCCTCCGGGTCCGGAGCGTCGGCGCCTGGTGCAGGGGGAACCGGTGACCCTGCCCGACGGGCGGGTGGTGAGGCCGGACGACGTGCTGGGGCCGCCGGTGGAGGGAGCGTCCCTGGCCCTGGTGGGGGACGCCGGGCGGGTGGATGATCTGGTGGAGGCCGTCCGGGGAGTGGGGGCGCTGGTGATCGAGGCCACCTATCTGGAGGCGGACCGGGACCTGGCCCGTCGCCACGACCATCTCACCGCCGCCGAGGCGGCCGGGCTGGCCCGCGCGGCTGGGGTGGGGCATCTGATCCTGACCCACGTCTCCCGGCGCTATCGGGAGCGCGAGATCCGGCAGGAGGCGATGGCCCTCTTCCCCCGGGTGTGGGTGGCCCGGGACTTCGATCGTTATCGGATCCTGAAAGACGGCCAGCTGGAGGTGGAGCGGGCGGAGGTCCACGAAATCGAGGAGGAACGGGATGTCCTTGCGGAAAGCGAGCGTGCTGGAGCTGGCCACGGCGGCCTATGA
- the rtcA gene encoding RNA 3'-terminal phosphate cyclase gives MSMIVLDGSYGEGGGQILRSALALSAITGRPVRVENIRARRPNPGLQAQHLSAVKAAAALCHAQVQGAALGSTALTFIPQSPPAPGAYTVDVGAARAGGSAGSVTLILQAILLPLAYASGSSRVTLRGGTHVPWSPPFHYVRDVLLPTLSRMGLHAEVHLERWGWYPVGGGEIHLYVHGPLEGEGLYRLKPLTLTERGPLRRLWGWAAVSNLPLEIAKRMAGRANRLLREAGLPDEVEAILAESPGPGAGIFLIAEYANIRAGASAYGKKGLPAERVAEEAVSGFLAFHRSGAAVDPHLADQLILPLALSPGTSRFTTSCITAHLLTSIWVACHFVGDRFEVIGEEGDPGEVRVRPVEG, from the coding sequence TTGTCGATGATCGTCTTGGATGGCAGCTACGGCGAGGGCGGCGGGCAGATCCTGCGCTCGGCGCTGGCCCTCTCGGCGATCACCGGGCGGCCGGTGCGGGTGGAGAACATCCGGGCCCGACGCCCCAACCCCGGCCTTCAGGCGCAGCACCTCAGCGCGGTGAAGGCCGCCGCTGCGCTCTGCCATGCCCAAGTCCAGGGGGCTGCCTTAGGCTCCACCGCCCTCACCTTCATCCCCCAATCGCCGCCCGCCCCGGGGGCTTACACCGTTGACGTGGGAGCGGCGCGGGCCGGCGGGAGCGCCGGCTCGGTCACCCTGATCCTGCAGGCCATCCTGCTCCCCCTGGCCTACGCCTCCGGATCCTCCCGGGTCACCCTGCGGGGAGGAACCCATGTGCCGTGGAGCCCGCCCTTCCATTACGTGCGCGACGTGCTGCTGCCGACCCTGAGCCGCATGGGCCTGCACGCCGAAGTCCATCTGGAGCGCTGGGGCTGGTATCCCGTAGGAGGTGGCGAGATCCATCTTTACGTCCACGGCCCGCTGGAGGGAGAGGGGCTCTATCGCCTGAAGCCGCTGACCCTGACCGAGCGGGGGCCGCTGCGCCGGCTGTGGGGATGGGCGGCGGTCTCCAATCTGCCCCTGGAGATCGCCAAGCGGATGGCCGGGCGGGCCAACCGCCTGCTGCGGGAGGCCGGCCTTCCGGATGAGGTGGAGGCGATCCTGGCGGAGAGCCCGGGGCCGGGGGCCGGGATCTTCCTGATCGCGGAATATGCGAACATCCGGGCGGGGGCCTCCGCCTACGGCAAGAAGGGCCTCCCGGCCGAGCGGGTGGCCGAGGAAGCAGTGTCCGGCTTCCTCGCCTTCCATCGCTCCGGCGCGGCGGTGGATCCGCATCTGGCCGATCAGCTGATCCTGCCGCTCGCCCTCTCGCCCGGGACCTCCCGGTTCACCACTTCCTGCATCACCGCCCATCTGCTGACTAGCATCTGGGTGGCCTGCCACTTCGTCGGGGACCGTTTTGAAGTCATCGGGGAAGAGGGCGACCCCGGCGAGGTGCGCGTCCGCCCGGTGGAGGGATGA
- a CDS encoding penicillin acylase family protein → MARARSFRLEGLKDRVEIRFDDWGIPHIEARTLADLFFAQGFVHGRDRGWQMRFNRLVALGRLSEVFGPMGLEMDRFARGVGWAEHARAGLERIPPPLRSLLEAYAAGVSAAFRCGPSGLEDRLVPLPDFPWTPLHSAAWGLVVAWSLSWNWDSELCRVAMARALGERAADLEPEAVFGETALFPETMGVEPMAERLLSMYGALARWLGPREGIGSNNWVVAGSRTATGRPLLANDPHLPLSLPSLWYEQHLVCEPEGFAVAGVTVPGLPGVVLGHNAAIAWGATAVIADTQDWFIERFDPENPLRYETPEGWAEAEVREIEIRVRGARAPERFRMRVTRHGPVLTDLLPEYEPEGIPWPQVGLALAWAGAQAETWWEALLRLNRASNWEEFREALRRWPAPVLNFVYADREGHIGYQMAGRIPIRRQGHGLVPVPGWSGEFDWAGEIPFEALPFAFDPPEGLVVTANHRIVGPRYPYFISAEWMPDHRARRIRERLESTPALTAADCLTIQTDVVSLGALEWKPWLAQVEPGDADEAWLLAQVKAWDGRMEAEAVAPTIVATVEWMLLRRLLEPRLRSAWRRYLGESLNVFLPGHSFYRTAPHALRALLRRGDPFWLGERSAVEWVAEAFREAVRWLRKRLGQDPARWTWGRIHRVTLRHVLGQVPALAPLFNRGPFPLGGDGDTPLQAGFQGNQLGGPLGALPSWRFVADLSDWDRCLAVLPGGQGGSPTSRHYFDQFPLWHAGRARPMPWSPEAVRAHTRRIWTLEPVAPTPPDRLSGSPSGL, encoded by the coding sequence ATGGCTCGAGCCCGTTCGTTCCGGCTGGAAGGTCTGAAGGATCGGGTGGAGATCCGGTTCGATGACTGGGGGATCCCCCATATCGAGGCCCGCACGCTGGCCGATCTCTTCTTCGCCCAGGGGTTCGTCCACGGGCGGGATCGAGGATGGCAGATGCGCTTCAACCGCCTGGTGGCCCTGGGCCGTCTGAGCGAGGTCTTCGGCCCGATGGGGCTGGAGATGGACCGCTTCGCCCGGGGGGTGGGCTGGGCCGAGCACGCCCGGGCCGGCCTGGAGCGGATCCCGCCGCCGCTCCGATCACTTCTCGAGGCCTACGCGGCTGGGGTGAGCGCTGCGTTCCGGTGCGGCCCATCCGGCCTCGAGGACCGCCTGGTCCCCCTCCCGGATTTCCCCTGGACCCCGCTGCACAGCGCAGCATGGGGGCTGGTGGTGGCCTGGTCCCTCTCGTGGAACTGGGACAGCGAGCTGTGCCGGGTGGCGATGGCCCGGGCCCTGGGGGAGCGGGCGGCGGATCTGGAGCCTGAGGCCGTCTTCGGAGAGACGGCCCTCTTCCCCGAGACGATGGGAGTCGAACCGATGGCCGAGAGACTGCTTTCGATGTATGGCGCCCTGGCCCGCTGGCTCGGCCCTCGGGAAGGGATCGGCAGCAACAATTGGGTGGTGGCCGGCTCCCGCACCGCCACCGGACGGCCGCTGCTGGCCAACGATCCGCATCTTCCCCTCTCTCTGCCCAGCCTGTGGTATGAGCAGCATCTGGTCTGCGAGCCGGAGGGGTTCGCCGTCGCCGGGGTGACCGTCCCGGGCCTGCCCGGCGTGGTGCTGGGGCATAACGCGGCCATCGCCTGGGGGGCCACGGCGGTCATCGCCGACACCCAGGACTGGTTCATCGAGCGCTTCGATCCGGAGAACCCCCTGCGGTATGAGACCCCCGAGGGATGGGCGGAGGCGGAGGTGCGGGAGATCGAGATCCGGGTGCGCGGCGCGCGCGCTCCAGAGCGCTTCCGGATGCGAGTCACCCGTCACGGGCCGGTGCTCACCGATCTCCTCCCGGAGTATGAGCCGGAGGGGATCCCCTGGCCCCAGGTCGGCCTGGCCCTGGCCTGGGCGGGGGCGCAGGCCGAGACGTGGTGGGAAGCACTCCTTCGATTGAACCGCGCTTCCAACTGGGAGGAGTTCCGGGAGGCCCTGCGTCGCTGGCCGGCCCCGGTCCTCAACTTCGTCTACGCAGATCGGGAAGGACACATCGGCTATCAGATGGCCGGCCGCATCCCCATCCGGCGTCAGGGCCACGGCCTGGTTCCGGTCCCGGGCTGGAGCGGGGAGTTCGATTGGGCGGGGGAGATCCCCTTTGAAGCGCTTCCCTTCGCTTTCGATCCCCCAGAGGGCCTGGTGGTCACCGCCAACCATCGCATCGTGGGCCCGCGCTATCCGTATTTCATCAGCGCGGAGTGGATGCCGGACCACCGGGCGCGGCGGATCCGGGAGCGCCTGGAATCCACGCCGGCCCTCACGGCGGCGGATTGCCTGACCATCCAGACGGATGTGGTCTCCCTGGGAGCCCTGGAGTGGAAGCCCTGGCTGGCGCAGGTGGAGCCGGGGGATGCGGACGAGGCGTGGCTGCTGGCCCAGGTCAAGGCCTGGGATGGACGGATGGAGGCAGAGGCGGTGGCACCGACCATCGTAGCCACCGTCGAGTGGATGCTGCTCCGCCGCCTTCTGGAGCCCCGGCTCCGCTCGGCATGGCGCCGGTATCTGGGAGAGTCCCTCAACGTCTTCCTGCCGGGCCACTCGTTCTATCGCACCGCTCCCCATGCCCTGCGAGCCCTCCTCCGCCGCGGAGATCCCTTCTGGCTGGGGGAGCGCTCAGCCGTCGAATGGGTGGCAGAGGCCTTTCGGGAAGCCGTCCGCTGGCTCCGGAAGCGACTGGGGCAGGACCCCGCCCGGTGGACGTGGGGGCGGATCCACCGGGTGACGCTCCGCCACGTCCTGGGCCAGGTGCCGGCGCTGGCGCCCTTGTTCAACCGGGGGCCCTTCCCCCTCGGCGGGGATGGGGATACCCCCCTGCAGGCGGGCTTCCAGGGCAATCAGCTCGGCGGCCCCCTGGGGGCGCTGCCCTCGTGGCGTTTCGTCGCCGATCTGAGCGACTGGGACCGCTGTCTGGCGGTGCTCCCGGGCGGGCAAGGGGGATCCCCGACCTCGCGGCATTACTTCGATCAGTTCCCCCTCTGGCATGCGGGCCGGGCCCGGCCGATGCCCTGGAGCCCGGAGGCCGTGCGGGCCCACACCCGGCGGATCTGGACCCTGGAGCCGGTCGCCCCGACACCGCCGGACCGTCTGTCGGGCTCTCCCTCTGGGCTATAA
- a CDS encoding ABC transporter ATP-binding protein: MIEMRGVWFGYGGRWLFQDFSWSVRRGEAWAIIGPSGCGKTTLLYLLAGLRRPQRGEIQIDGQPLRRPRPRTGLILQDYGLLPWATVWENVALGLRIRRFYGPDGRHAPADAPVGEIEGPVNAWLERLGLAAVREHYPGQISGGQRQRTAIARALVLKPDLLLMDEPFASLDAPTREDLQELTWRLKEEEALTLILVTHNIEEAVFMGQRIMVLGQPPHTAPVIVENPGAGDPAFRRTAAYSEQVERLRRALRAPAGSR; encoded by the coding sequence ATGATTGAGATGCGGGGGGTTTGGTTCGGATATGGGGGGCGGTGGCTTTTTCAGGATTTCTCGTGGTCGGTGAGGCGGGGGGAGGCCTGGGCGATCATCGGCCCCTCCGGGTGCGGGAAGACGACGTTGCTTTACCTGCTGGCCGGGTTGCGCCGGCCCCAGCGGGGGGAGATCCAGATCGACGGACAGCCCTTGCGACGGCCGCGCCCGCGCACCGGCCTGATCCTTCAGGATTACGGGCTCCTGCCCTGGGCCACGGTGTGGGAGAACGTCGCCCTGGGCCTGCGCATCCGTCGCTTCTACGGGCCGGACGGGCGTCACGCGCCGGCGGACGCGCCGGTGGGGGAGATCGAGGGGCCGGTGAACGCCTGGCTGGAGCGCCTGGGGCTGGCCGCCGTGCGGGAGCATTACCCGGGGCAGATCTCGGGGGGGCAACGCCAGCGGACGGCCATCGCCCGGGCCCTGGTGCTGAAGCCCGACCTGCTGCTGATGGACGAGCCCTTCGCCTCGCTGGACGCGCCCACCCGGGAGGACCTGCAGGAGCTGACCTGGCGTTTGAAGGAAGAAGAGGCCCTGACCCTGATCCTGGTCACCCACAACATTGAGGAGGCCGTCTTCATGGGTCAGCGGATCATGGTCCTGGGCCAGCCGCCCCATACGGCGCCGGTCATCGTGGAGAACCCCGGGGCGGGGGATCCGGCCTTCCGCCGGACGGCGGCTTACTCGGAGCAGGTGGAGCGGCTGCGCCGGGCCCTGCGGGCCCCGGCCGGCTCCCGATGA
- a CDS encoding acyl-CoA thioesterase codes for MEGKRVQDSEVVLAQIMQPESANILGNVHGGWIMKLMDEAGAIVASRHARRPTVTVVVDSIQFCAPVHVGDLVHVRARMTQAWRTSMEVEIRVEAEDLLTGERRLTATAYFVYVALDRDGRPAPVPPLILETEEERRKAEEADQRRAERLARREARGTQ; via the coding sequence ATGGAAGGGAAGCGCGTGCAGGACAGCGAGGTGGTGCTGGCCCAGATCATGCAGCCGGAATCCGCCAACATCCTGGGCAACGTCCACGGCGGCTGGATCATGAAGCTCATGGACGAGGCGGGGGCCATCGTCGCCTCCCGCCACGCCCGCCGGCCCACGGTGACCGTGGTGGTGGACTCCATCCAGTTCTGCGCCCCGGTCCACGTGGGAGACCTGGTGCACGTGCGGGCGCGCATGACCCAGGCCTGGCGGACCTCGATGGAAGTGGAGATCCGGGTGGAGGCGGAGGACCTGCTGACCGGCGAGCGCCGGCTGACCGCCACCGCCTACTTCGTCTACGTGGCTCTGGACCGCGACGGCCGGCCCGCCCCGGTGCCCCCGCTGATCCTGGAGACCGAGGAGGAACGACGGAAGGCGGAGGAAGCCGACCAGCGCCGGGCGGAACGGCTGGCCCGCCGCGAGGCCCGGGGAACCCAGTGA